The Filimonas lacunae genomic sequence AAACAGGCTGCCGCGCCGGTAGTATTATGTACAGGCACAGTTATGCTATAAGAGCCGCTTCTGTCATAAACAGGAAAAGAACTGATAGCCTCTTCATCTCCCCCCACCGTATTATCATTGGTGGTTTGCAGGCCATCCGCATCTCCCACCACGCGCCCCAGGTACAGATTGCTATTTTGCTGCAGTGTAGGCATAGGTGCTGTGTAATTACAGCTGTTCAGCTGGTCATAACTTAAACGATGCTGTGCATAGCCATACGCAGCCGGTAAATCCCCCCGGTCTACAGGTGAAAAAATACCAAACGTCAATCCCATCGCACCTGGCAACCCGCTTTTATTCAATGCTATATTCAGGTTCAACGTTCCGGATGTAGCCGCAGTTGCCAGTAAAGGAATTTGCCCCAGGCCTATAGAACCGCCATAAGTGTTGGTCATGGTAACTGTGTTGGTGCCGCATCCTGTAATGGGATTGGTAGAGAAAGAAGTATTCCGGTAAAAATCAATCACCCCCCAGTTACTGCCATCGGTAGTAAAGTTAGTTATCTCACTGGGAGCACTGGCCTCTGCATCGGCAGTTACCAACGTAAAAGGCACCGCTGTACCGTTGCGGGTAACCCTAACCTGCATTTTAAAAGCAACGGTATTACTGTTTTCTATGCCGTACAAAGCCGGCCTGATAGCCGTGTTGGAAAAATTGTACAGATTATAAAACACGGCCCCCCGCCAGGTATTCATTATGGAAGGATATAATCTTTCAGAAGAGACATTAGTAAAAGTAATAGACACGTTAAGCCCGTCGGTGGTTACAAAATTCCTGGTAGCGTTTTCCATCATCGTAAAACCTGCCCAGTCAAACCACCATATCTTATCTTTTTGCCCGCCGGTGCCTAAATCGGCATACTGGGCTTTCGCACAGGTAATGCATAATAAGATTACACAAAAGGTTAGGGTTGTCTTAAACATAAAATAGCCGCGGTGAATGCTACCGCGGCCTAAAGTAAATAATAAAAAATCAAATATTTTCTAATTAATATATAGAATAAAAACAATATTACATAACCGGCTTCAGCACTTCCATTTTTTGCAGGTATTCCACAAATAAAAGCAACCCTTTACGTTTTTCCTCCGTTAAATCGTAACTGATATTCTCGGTATAATATGTATGTAAGTCGTACGCTTTGAAGGGGTTAGCAGCTATTATTTCCTGTAAATGTTCAAATCCGATGGAATTGGCCTGGTTAAAAGCGTCTACAAAAGCCGGCGGCAATGGTTTATTGGCAATCCAGGCAGCAAACATAAATGGCAGGCCGGTCATTATGCGCCATTCCGTAGCCAGATCATATATATAAGAGCTTACCAGTCGTTGCTCCAGGGCTCTGTCGCCAATAACCACCCCTGCTGTTGTGCCGGTGATCTGGCTGCGGTAGTCTTCCCCCGTGGTTTCTACAATACGTGGCTGTATTTTCCAGTGATGTTTCAGTAACACCTTGCACAGGTTTACTGAAGTGCGGCTCTGGTAATCGAGCAAAACAGTGTCAATCTGCTCTATAGGCACCTCGCTGAACAGGCAAACAGAAGCCACATCCCCCGTTGCACCAATGCAGAAATCGGTAATAATGTGCCATTCCTTCATTTTAGGAATGACGGCCACCGGCACCAAACCCACATCAATACTGCCATCTATCAGCATTCCGCCTATTTTCGATGGAAATTCCTCTATCAGCTCCATCTGCAGCATCAGCTCTTCCGACCGTTGTAATCCGTACAAAAGGGGCCTCGCATTCAAATAGCTTACACTCCCCACTTTAATCTTCTCCAAATCTTTTACTTTTGCGTGCAAAATTAACCGGACAGAATAAGAAAACTCAAAACATTAACATGGAGTTAAACAATCTTACAGCTATTTCCCCTGTGGACGGACGCTATCGCAGGCAAGTTGCCTTTTTAGACAACTACTTTTCTGAATTTGCTTTAATCAAATACAGGGTAATTACTGAAATTGAATATTTTCTGTTTCTGTCCGACAAACGCTTTTTCAAGCTTACTGCCAAAGCTAAACAACAATTACGCGAAGTTGCAGAGAATTTTAGCCTGGAAAACGCGCAACAGATTAAGGAAATTGAATCTGTAACCAACCACGACGTAAAAGCAGTAGAATACTTTTTGAAGGAGCAACTGGAAAAAGTAGGTGCAGCAGAAGCTACCGAGTGGATACACTTTGGCCTTACCTCACAGGATATCAACAATACTTCTATCCCGCTGAGCTGGAAACATTGCATGGAGCAGGAATACCTGCCAGCCATCATTAACCTGCGTCAGAGCCTGCAACAGCTGGCTACCGATTGGAAAGAAATTCCGATGCTGGCCCGCACACACGGACAACCTGCTTCTCCTACCCGCCTGGGTAAAGAATTTATGGTGTTTGTGGAGCGCCTGACCAACCAGGTAGAGCTGTTCTCTTACATCCCTTACGCTGCCAAGTTTGGCGGCGCAACCGGCAACTTCAACGCCCACCACATCGCTTTCCCTAAAAAGGACTGGATTGCATTGGGTAACGAATTTGTAGAGGAAATACTGGGCCTGCAACGCATGCAGTTTACCACCCAGATTGAGCATTACGATAACCTGGCTGCCCACCTGGACGCTATTAAAAGGATCAACAATATCTTAATTGACCTTTGCCGCGACATCTGGACATACATCAGCATGGATTACTTTAAACAAAAAGTAAAGAAAGGCGAAGTAGGTTCATCTGCCATGCCCCACAAGGTAAACCCTATCGATTTTGAAAACGCAGAAGGCAACCTTGGTATGGCTAACGCACTGTTAGAGCATTTATCGGCCAAACTGCCTATCAGCCGCCTGCAAAGAGACTTAACCGATTCTACCGTGTTAAGGAACCTTGGCACACCGGTAGCACACACTATTATTGCGCTTACCTCCTTAACCAAGGGCCTTGGCAAACTGGTACTGAACGAAGCGAAGCTGAAAGCTGACCTGGAAAATAACTGGGCAGTAGTAGCAGAAGCCATTCAAACCGTGCTGCGTCGCGAAAACTTTCCGAAGCCTTACGAAGCGCTGAAAGAGTTAACCCGCGGTAAATCAGCTATTACCAAAGCAGATATTCACGCTTTCATCGGCACTTTGAAAGTAAGCGCCGATGTGAAAAAAGAGCTGAAAGCCATTACGCCGCATAACTACACCGGTGTGGTTGCAGCTTACTAGAAACAATAGCAATCAATTCATACAAAGCCGTCATTACCAGGTAGTGACGGCTTTTTTATGCATCATTGCTCTATAACTGATACACGCAAAAAAATAATTGATCAGCCCTAATATGCTGGATCTGTTATCGTAACAGCACCACCGTTCCGTTTCTTACCACTGGCCCACACAAAGTTTCTGCCTTAATAGTATATATATAAGTGCCGGGTAATTGTTTCTCCCCCTTATAGGTACCATCCCAACAGGCATAAGGATCGTTAGAGGCAAATACACGTTCTCCCAGCCTGTTATAAATAACCAGCTCCAACTTATGAATAAAGCCCCACTGGTTTACGCGAAAACAATCATTTAAACCATCGCCGTTGGGCGTAAAACCAGTGGCAATAGGATAAGCATTAAAATTATTTTTCAGCACATATACCATAATGCTATCCTCTGCCATACACCCCTGGTTACTGGTTGCCTGCACATGATACATGATGCTGCTATCTGTACGTGCTAATGGCTGGTAGCTGGTAGAATCACTTAACGTTGCTGCAGGATACCAGTGGTAATAAGAAGCACCGGTTACCTGCAAGCGGGCATCCCCCTTCACACAATCTATATCGTTCGATTTGGAAATGGCTAGCACAGGTAAAGCATATATGGTAACGGGTACAGTCAATGTATCCTCCCTGTGGCAAACATTATCATATCCAATAACAGCATAAGTGCCGGATAAGGCAGGTGCAAAATATATACTGGCCTGCGTTGCATCCACTCCACTTTGAGTAAACAACCACTGATAAGCATCTCCACCCGAAACGCTCAGCGTAATACTATCTCCTTCACAAATGATGGCAGATGTTGGGGTGATGGAAAAAACAGCCGGCTCCTGCACTACCACCTGTACTGAATCCATACGGGAACAGCCATTGCCCCCTGTACCTGTTACATAATAACGTATCGTATTAGAAGGCGACGCTACAGGATTGCTGATGGTTGCATCAGAGAGATAAGTTTTCGGCCACCAGTTATACACCGCTGCCCCGGAAGCCGACAGTGGCAATACATCTCCTATGCAAATAGCCGTATCATTGGTTACCTGCAATAAGGGTTTTCTATTGACGTTGACGGTAACCTCATCAGAAGCAGCGCAGAAACGATTATATACCACAGCCGTATATACCATATCGCTAGCGGGCTTCGCTGCCGGCATCTTCACCACGGTACTGGATAAATTGGTAGCTGGGCTCCAGCGTATGCTATCTGTAAACTGTAGCTGCAGCGCCCAAATGTAAAAGCCAGCATCTTCACATATCGCAGTATCAGCCATCAGTTTCACTATTGGCAAATTCACCACTTCCACCCGTATTGAGTCCAATGCCGCACATCCATTAGGGCCTTTTCCTTTTACATACATGGTAATAGTAGTATCCGGTTGTATCTGCTGGCTGGCAGCTGTGGCATTGGTCAAAGCCTCATCGGGCCACCAATTATAAGATACAGCACCCGACGCCTGCAAAGGCACAACCATTCCTTTACAAATTTCAGTGTCCTTGCTAACGGTCAACACCGGAATATCCAGCACGGTAATTAACAACGAATCTGCTGCCGCACAAAAACGATTATAAGCAGTTAGTTTATATCGTGTGGTACCGGAAGGAGTAACGATAGGATTGACCGACGATATCTGCACCAAACCAGCATCCATCCGCCACCGTACACTATCCGTATATTGCAACACATCTGCCCTTAGCTGCACCTGATCTTTATTACAAATGGTGGTATCGGCCATTAACTGCACCACTGGTAATTCAATCACCGAAACAGTAACCGAGTCGCTTTTAGTGCATCCCCCATCATTGGTGACCACCAGTTTATATACACCCGGCTGGTTAATTATATAATCTCCCGAAGTGCTGCCATCCTGCCATTGATAGGTAGTATTGGGTAATTGAAAATGATATTCCAGCTGACCGCCCCGGCAAAAAGCAGTATCGCTCCCCATATCTATATCTGCTGCATTTTCCATCCTGTACACAAAGCTGTCCCGGGCGGCACAACCATATACATTCATATTTACCCAGTAAGTGCCCGAAGCTTTTATCACCAGGCTATCCAGTTTACTGCCATCACTCCAGGTGTTATTGCTGACAAAACGCGACCGTAGCACCACACTATCCAAACAAACTGCGGTATCCAGCAATGGTACTTTATCCGGTACATCCAACACAGTAATGTTTTTACAATAAGAACTTTGTGTAGGCAGCCCTTCGTCTATTACCAGGTTTACATTATAGTTGCCCGCACTTGTATAAGAAACCGCCGCCGGGCTGGCCAGTGTAGAAGTAGCGCCGCTTACCGTATTGGAAGCGGCGAATCGTACCCGTGTGATAGTATTGTTATCTACATTGGTGATAAAAGAATACAAATCGCCCCCTACCCGAAATATTCGTGATAAGGAATGTGGAAAATTCAGATTGCCGGTATTCCCGTAACTGGTTACCTGTGGCGTGCTGGTAATATCATTGCCAAAATCCAACCGTAACAGTTCATCTTTATCACCATTCAGCGCAAAACCCACTATCCCATCGCAATATACCATCATGGTAATGTCACGCATATGGGTGAATAAAGGCTGGTTAGTAAAAGTGGTAGCAGTAGGCGTATTTGTAATGGAGTTGCCAAAGCTTAACCGGGTTACACCGTTGCTGGTGGCATCGTTGGTTACAAAGGCATACCACTGGTTATTCTGTTTAATACAAAAAATACCGGTGGGCACATTCAGGTTGCCATTGAAAACTCCCAGGTTGGTAGCGCCAGGAAGGTTATCAAAGCTATTGGTAAAGTTAAAACGGGTTACAGAGTTATCCTTAGCATTCACCGTTAAGCCATACCATACATTGCCCTCTTTAAAAATATGCAGGTCAATAGGGAAATTAAGTCCACCACCATTGCCTAAATTGGTAGCTACCGGGCTAGGATTATTCAGATTAGCCCCAAACTCTATCTTAATCAAATAAGAAGGCCCACTGTCAGTATTGCCCCCTACAATAAAGCCATACCACTTCCCTTCATTTTTGATAATTTGTATGCCCTCCATTTCCTTTTTAAGCACATTATTCAATGTACCCAGCAAAGTAGCAGTAGGCGTATTCAGCAAACTATTGCCAAAATCCAGTCTTACCAGTTCGCCCGGTACATGGCCGTTTACAAATACATAATAGTTTCCATTGTCTTCTGCCAGATCTGAAAAAACAGGCATACGAAACGTATTATCAATATTACCAAGGTTGTTGGCTAATGGTTGTGTTTGAATAGAAGCTGTATTGAAATTCCAATAGTAAGAAGATGCATTTTGCGAGGTGTTTACCGCAGTTACCGCTGTGTTTTTACACACCGTATCGGTTAACGTGAAGCTAGCTGCGGTGTTTTGAACCGCACATGGCGTGCCTTGCGTGTATAAATACTTCGCTTCATCTGCCGTTAATACCCGGTTATAAATACGCGCTTCATCTATTTTACCCGAAAAATAATCACCATTCGACAAGCCTTTTTTCCCAAATACAATGACAGAGTTGTTATCTATTAAAGAAAATTTGGTTTGCGAGTTATCCTGCTTTACCAGCGTACCGTTAACATACAGCTGCCACTTTCCATTATCGTAGGTATACGTAATTAAATCCCAACACGCAGCATTTGTAGTTAAAGAGCCATCACTCCTTAATACCAGGTTATCGTGATATCCTACAGAAACCTGGTAATTATCCGTAATACAAATACCATAATTCCAACGCGAGTTTTGATAAGGTGTTGTATTGTCACTTTTCACCAACACAGAGCGAACGCCACTGCTGGAGGCCACCTGCACCCATACCGATAAACTATAAGCATCTGTTGGTTTAAACTGAAAAAGCTGTGTAAAGGGTAAGGCAATGTACGAACTGTAACCGTTAAAGCTATAAGCACCATTGGCAACGCCAAAACGGTCGGTAGTAAGCACAGCGCCGCTTACCGTTCCGTTATTACCATTTCCGGAAGCGTCATTGGCATTACCATTAAAAGGATAATAACCCACTAACCCATTATTAAGGTCGATGGATTGGGCAGATAAACGGGGAAAGAATAACAATGCACAGGTACCATAAATAACTAAGCAGCATATCCATTTACGAATGCCCCGTGCATTCATTTGATCAGGCATAAGGTTTTAGAGTGGTTGTAAATCAAAAATACCTAATACATTTATAATTATAACATACGAATAAATTTTAACAATAATCCCCGGATTGAGCATAAAAAAGCCGTTAGAATACTATTTCTAACGGCTTTGTATGGTAATGTTACCGAAGCTTATTTATGTATTTCACTGGTAAAATGGAAAGTAATCTCCGGATTGTTCTGAATTTCAGTGTTTAAGAACCATTCACTCTGCGCCAGATAAACGGGATTACCGTCTTTGTCTTCTGCCGAGTTGGCCTGCTTAAAGCGTAAAAATTCTTCCAGCTTTTTGGTATCATTACTGGTTAACCAACACGCTTTGTAAAAAGGTAATGGTCTAAACTCACACGCAGCGCCATATTCCTGCAACAAACGGTACTGAATTACCTCAAATTGTAGTTCACCCACACAACCAATAATCTTTTTGTTACCACCAAACTGCGTAAACAGCTGCGCAACACCTTCATCCGTAAGCTGACTAATACCCTTTTCTAACTGTTTGGTTTTCATTGGGTCTTTATTCACCAGCTCTTTAAATATTTCAGGTGAGAAAGATGGAATACCTGTAAAGTAATAGTCTTCTCCTTCCGTTAAAGTATCCCCTATTTTAAAGTTTCCGGTGTCAAACAAACCTACCACATCCCCTGGATAAGCATCTTCAATTACATCTTTGCTACGCGCCAGAAATGAATAAGGGTTGCTGAAACGGATATCTTTATCCAACCTTACATGGTGGTAATACTTGTTGCGCTCAAACCTGCCGGTACACACCCGTAAAAACGCAATACGGTCGCGGTGTTTAGGATCGAGGTTGGCGTGAATTTTAAAAATAAACCCACTGAACTTTTCCTCCCCTACATCCACCGTACGCTTGGTGGTTTCGCGACTGCGGGGCACTGGGGCAATCTGGATAAACGTGTCGAGCATTTCTTTCACACCAAAGTTATTGATGGCGCTACCAAAAAACACCGGGGCAATTTTACCATCCAGGTAATCCTGCACTTTTAAATCGCCGTACACGCCTTCTACCAACTCCACATCTTCCCTTAGCTGGGCAGCATCTTTATCGCCTATCTTTTCATCCAGTATAGACGTACTCAAATCTTCTATCACCACTTTGTCCTCGTCGTCTTCCGCCTTGGTGTTAGCAGTAAACAACTGCAGGGTTTTATCGTACAGGTTATACACCCCTTTAAAATCCTTACCGCTGTTAATAGGCCAGGTCATCGGGTGTAAAGAGATATGTAGTTCGTTTTCAATTTCTTCCAGCAAATCAAAACGGTTTTTACCGTCACGGTCCATTTTATTGATAAACACAATCACCGGAGTATCACGCATGCGACACACTTCCATCAGGCGGCGGGTCTGGTCTTCCACACCATTTACACTATCCACTACCAGTACCACACTGTCCACAGCGGTAAGGGTACGGTAAGTATCCTCCGCAAAGTCTTTGTGACCCGGGGTATCCAGCAGGTTTATCAACGTATCGTTATACTCAAAGGTCATTACCGAAGTCGCTACCGAGATACCTCTTTGTCTTTCAATTTCCATGAAGTCACTGGTAGCGTGTTTCTTTATTTTATTGCTTTTAACGGCACCGGCGGTTTGAATAGCACCACCAAATAACAGGAATTTTTCTGTTAATGTTGTCTTACCTGCATCCGGGTGAGATATAATAGCAAACGTTTTGCGACGGTTAATTTCCTTTTCGTATTTCATAATGAAGGCCGCAAAGGTAACATTTTACTGCATCCACCACAACTTGGTACCCTTAGTATCTCCCCCAATGGCCTTACCCGCATCGGTATAGTTTACCCGGTTAATGTTAGCCTCAGATACCGGATAGGTAAGCCGGGTGGGTAAAAAAGGAGCAGTAGCATCCAGTGAGCCCGCTACGGGTGCTACAAACAAATCCTCCCCGCCTGGCATTGAAAAATCCAGCCGGTTTCTTTCAAACCAGGCCTGCAGCCCTTGCATGTATAAAGCCAGCCATTTTTGCACACCAATCACATTACGCCAGTCGTTAGCAACATAAGGCATTCTTGCCAGGTAGCTGGTGGCACTGTCATCAGACAACCCCCAAAATGCAAAACTGTAGCGGATCCCCTTTTCGTAATGCTCTGCCGCCGTGCCACTCACCGCATAGTTGCGGGCAGCCGCTTCCGCCAGTGCAAACTCCACCTCAGCACTGGTCATAATAATGCCCGGCAAAGTAGGGTCGTAAGCACGTGCGCCCGGAAATGATAGCTTGCTCAAATTATACTGGTTATCAGAAGCATTAATGCCATAAGGCTTGCCCACATAAGCCTTATCATCTGAAGAAGGTCGCACATAAACAGGCAAACGCGGGTCGTTTACCGATTGCATATATTTTACCAGTGTTTCACTGGCCACAAACTCGTTAGAGATTCCTGTGCCGGACTGTTCGTTAAAAGGAAACTGGTCGCCAACAGATGCCAGGTAAGGAAACAAAGCATCATCATCCGTTCCATTCAGCACCCCGGCAGTAGCCGCTGCTTCAATAATAGTTTTTGCCTTGGCGGCATTTACTTCCGTACCACCCAGCATGCGCAGCCCTATACGCAGTTTCAGGCTGTTGGCCAGCTTTTTCCACTGAGCCACATCGCTATTATAAATCAACTCCCCACTTCTAAAGCCCCCTGCTGCCGTATCCAGCAATGCCACCTGTGCATCCAGTTTTTTCACCAGGCTATCATAAATGGTAGCCGCATCATCATACACCGGTGTAAAATCATCCAGCCCCGCCAGCGCCTGGCTATAAGGTACGTTGCCATAACAATCAGCCAGCACCTGGTAAATCCATACACTTAATATATTGGCAATAGCCACCTGGTTGGGCGAACCAGATTCGGGATTCTCCGCATTGATGCGTAATATTTCATTCAGGTTACCTAAAGCGCTTTGATATAAACTCCATATGGTGCTGTTAGAGGTCTCGTCCAGTTGATATCGGCTATCGGTTTCTTTTTGTCCCTGCGACCAGTATTGCGCATACAACATCCCTATCTTCCCATTCACCGCATTGCCATAGATAATGTCCAGCGACTTTTTCTCCGCCCCGGTAATTAACGATTCCAGTGTGGCAGTAGTAGGTTTGGTAGGATCATTATTAATATCCAGCCCCTTTTTACAGGCCATTATTCCCATTGCAGCAATAACAGCTATCCATTGTATTTTCAGAAGTGATTTCATTTCAATAGTTTTTCAGGTTAAAATCCAATGCTCAGGTTAATGCCATAACTACGCACCGAAGGCAAGGCCCCACCTTCCAGCCCCTGTATGTTTAAATCGGAGTTAAGAATATTGGAAGGATCTACGTTGGGCGCATTGGCATGTATCAGCCACAGGTTGCGGCCATACAAACTCAGGCGTGCATTGGCAGCTTTTATTTTCGATACCCATTTCTCAGGCAGACTATACCCTAAACGCACTTCGCGCAGGTACA encodes the following:
- a CDS encoding menaquinone biosynthetic enzyme MqnA/MqnD family protein; the protein is MEKIKVGSVSYLNARPLLYGLQRSEELMLQMELIEEFPSKIGGMLIDGSIDVGLVPVAVIPKMKEWHIITDFCIGATGDVASVCLFSEVPIEQIDTVLLDYQSRTSVNLCKVLLKHHWKIQPRIVETTGEDYRSQITGTTAGVVIGDRALEQRLVSSYIYDLATEWRIMTGLPFMFAAWIANKPLPPAFVDAFNQANSIGFEHLQEIIAANPFKAYDLHTYYTENISYDLTEEKRKGLLLFVEYLQKMEVLKPVM
- the purB gene encoding adenylosuccinate lyase; its protein translation is MRAKLTGQNKKTQNINMELNNLTAISPVDGRYRRQVAFLDNYFSEFALIKYRVITEIEYFLFLSDKRFFKLTAKAKQQLREVAENFSLENAQQIKEIESVTNHDVKAVEYFLKEQLEKVGAAEATEWIHFGLTSQDINNTSIPLSWKHCMEQEYLPAIINLRQSLQQLATDWKEIPMLARTHGQPASPTRLGKEFMVFVERLTNQVELFSYIPYAAKFGGATGNFNAHHIAFPKKDWIALGNEFVEEILGLQRMQFTTQIEHYDNLAAHLDAIKRINNILIDLCRDIWTYISMDYFKQKVKKGEVGSSAMPHKVNPIDFENAEGNLGMANALLEHLSAKLPISRLQRDLTDSTVLRNLGTPVAHTIIALTSLTKGLGKLVLNEAKLKADLENNWAVVAEAIQTVLRRENFPKPYEALKELTRGKSAITKADIHAFIGTLKVSADVKKELKAITPHNYTGVVAAY
- a CDS encoding LamG-like jellyroll fold domain-containing protein, with the protein product MPDQMNARGIRKWICCLVIYGTCALLFFPRLSAQSIDLNNGLVGYYPFNGNANDASGNGNNGTVSGAVLTTDRFGVANGAYSFNGYSSYIALPFTQLFQFKPTDAYSLSVWVQVASSSGVRSVLVKSDNTTPYQNSRWNYGICITDNYQVSVGYHDNLVLRSDGSLTTNAACWDLITYTYDNGKWQLYVNGTLVKQDNSQTKFSLIDNNSVIVFGKKGLSNGDYFSGKIDEARIYNRVLTADEAKYLYTQGTPCAVQNTAASFTLTDTVCKNTAVTAVNTSQNASSYYWNFNTASIQTQPLANNLGNIDNTFRMPVFSDLAEDNGNYYVFVNGHVPGELVRLDFGNSLLNTPTATLLGTLNNVLKKEMEGIQIIKNEGKWYGFIVGGNTDSGPSYLIKIEFGANLNNPSPVATNLGNGGGLNFPIDLHIFKEGNVWYGLTVNAKDNSVTRFNFTNSFDNLPGATNLGVFNGNLNVPTGIFCIKQNNQWYAFVTNDATSNGVTRLSFGNSITNTPTATTFTNQPLFTHMRDITMMVYCDGIVGFALNGDKDELLRLDFGNDITSTPQVTSYGNTGNLNFPHSLSRIFRVGGDLYSFITNVDNNTITRVRFAASNTVSGATSTLASPAAVSYTSAGNYNVNLVIDEGLPTQSSYCKNITVLDVPDKVPLLDTAVCLDSVVLRSRFVSNNTWSDGSKLDSLVIKASGTYWVNMNVYGCAARDSFVYRMENAADIDMGSDTAFCRGGQLEYHFQLPNTTYQWQDGSTSGDYIINQPGVYKLVVTNDGGCTKSDSVTVSVIELPVVQLMADTTICNKDQVQLRADVLQYTDSVRWRMDAGLVQISSVNPIVTPSGTTRYKLTAYNRFCAAADSLLITVLDIPVLTVSKDTEICKGMVVPLQASGAVSYNWWPDEALTNATAASQQIQPDTTITMYVKGKGPNGCAALDSIRVEVVNLPIVKLMADTAICEDAGFYIWALQLQFTDSIRWSPATNLSSTVVKMPAAKPASDMVYTAVVYNRFCAASDEVTVNVNRKPLLQVTNDTAICIGDVLPLSASGAAVYNWWPKTYLSDATISNPVASPSNTIRYYVTGTGGNGCSRMDSVQVVVQEPAVFSITPTSAIICEGDSITLSVSGGDAYQWLFTQSGVDATQASIYFAPALSGTYAVIGYDNVCHREDTLTVPVTIYALPVLAISKSNDIDCVKGDARLQVTGASYYHWYPAATLSDSTSYQPLARTDSSIMYHVQATSNQGCMAEDSIMVYVLKNNFNAYPIATGFTPNGDGLNDCFRVNQWGFIHKLELVIYNRLGERVFASNDPYACWDGTYKGEKQLPGTYIYTIKAETLCGPVVRNGTVVLLR
- a CDS encoding peptide chain release factor 3, translating into MKYEKEINRRKTFAIISHPDAGKTTLTEKFLLFGGAIQTAGAVKSNKIKKHATSDFMEIERQRGISVATSVMTFEYNDTLINLLDTPGHKDFAEDTYRTLTAVDSVVLVVDSVNGVEDQTRRLMEVCRMRDTPVIVFINKMDRDGKNRFDLLEEIENELHISLHPMTWPINSGKDFKGVYNLYDKTLQLFTANTKAEDDEDKVVIEDLSTSILDEKIGDKDAAQLREDVELVEGVYGDLKVQDYLDGKIAPVFFGSAINNFGVKEMLDTFIQIAPVPRSRETTKRTVDVGEEKFSGFIFKIHANLDPKHRDRIAFLRVCTGRFERNKYYHHVRLDKDIRFSNPYSFLARSKDVIEDAYPGDVVGLFDTGNFKIGDTLTEGEDYYFTGIPSFSPEIFKELVNKDPMKTKQLEKGISQLTDEGVAQLFTQFGGNKKIIGCVGELQFEVIQYRLLQEYGAACEFRPLPFYKACWLTSNDTKKLEEFLRFKQANSAEDKDGNPVYLAQSEWFLNTEIQNNPEITFHFTSEIHK
- a CDS encoding SusD/RagB family nutrient-binding outer membrane lipoprotein — its product is MKSLLKIQWIAVIAAMGIMACKKGLDINNDPTKPTTATLESLITGAEKKSLDIIYGNAVNGKIGMLYAQYWSQGQKETDSRYQLDETSNSTIWSLYQSALGNLNEILRINAENPESGSPNQVAIANILSVWIYQVLADCYGNVPYSQALAGLDDFTPVYDDAATIYDSLVKKLDAQVALLDTAAGGFRSGELIYNSDVAQWKKLANSLKLRIGLRMLGGTEVNAAKAKTIIEAAATAGVLNGTDDDALFPYLASVGDQFPFNEQSGTGISNEFVASETLVKYMQSVNDPRLPVYVRPSSDDKAYVGKPYGINASDNQYNLSKLSFPGARAYDPTLPGIIMTSAEVEFALAEAAARNYAVSGTAAEHYEKGIRYSFAFWGLSDDSATSYLARMPYVANDWRNVIGVQKWLALYMQGLQAWFERNRLDFSMPGGEDLFVAPVAGSLDATAPFLPTRLTYPVSEANINRVNYTDAGKAIGGDTKGTKLWWMQ